Proteins from one Phocoena phocoena chromosome 7, mPhoPho1.1, whole genome shotgun sequence genomic window:
- the ATP5MC3 gene encoding ATP synthase F(0) complex subunit C3, mitochondrial — MFACAKLACTPALIRAGSRVAYRPISASVLFRPEARTGESSTVFNGAQNGVSQLIQREFQTSAISRDIDTAAKFIGAGAATVGVAGSGAGIGTVFGSLIIGYARNPSLKQQLFSYAILGFALSEAMGLFCLMVAFLILFAM; from the exons ATGTTCGCCTGCGCCAAGCTCGCCTGCACCCCAGCTCTG ATCCGAGCTGGATCCAGAGTTGCATACAGACCAATTTCTGCATCAGTGTTATTTCGACCAGAGGCTAGGACTGGAGAG AGCTCTACGGTATTTAATGGGGCCCAGAATGGTGTGTCTCAGTTAATCCAAAGGGAGTTCCAGACCAGTGCAATCAGCAGAGACATTGATACTGCAGCCAAATTTATAGGTGCAGGTGCTGCAACAGTAGGAGTGGCTGGTTCTGGTGCTGGTATTGGCACAGTCTTCGGCAGCCTCATCATTGGTTACGCCAG AAACCCTTCGCTGAAACAGCAGCTGTTCTCATATGCTATCCTGGGATTTGCCTTGTCTGAAGCTATGGGTCTCTTTTGTTTGATGGTTGCTTTCTTGATTTTGTTTGCCATGTAA